Genomic DNA from Chloroflexota bacterium:
TGAAATCACCGCCACCACTTTGACGGAAAAACATTTAGGTCTATTTGCTCCGGTTTCTCCCCAGGAAGCGCAAAAGGTGTTTAATGAAAACTTTATTGACGAGAACAATTTCAAATTTGCCTTTCCTTTTGATGTTAAAAGTTTAGCTGGCGGGTTCGAGGTAACGCTGGGGGAAACAATTAAGGGAAGAAGCATGTTTCTCCTTAAACTCCCTAATGGCGCGATTTCCTTTGCCCCGGCGAAAGCCCGAGTTATCAATCTGGAAAATCCTTATGAAACTATTTTAACTCTGCACGCCGAGGACGTGGAGCCAAATATATTATACGGCCTCACTATGGGCAAGGGAGCTTTTCTTGCTGGTCACGATACTAGGGTGCCTGCCGGAACTCCAGTGATGAAAATGGTGGACAGTTCAGTTGAGATGACCTCTCGTTACCCTGGTTACAATTGTGGAATGGCAAGTTCTCACGATACAGATTTTAATTTCTTAGCAAGAAGTAAAGACGGGAGAATTCTTTACATAACAGGAAAATAGTACTTGATTTGCCTTTTTGGTTCTTATAGAATTTTAGTTAATGGCTGCCCAAATAGATTTCCGGAGTCAGAGATTTCAGCTTGTTATTTTGTTAGTTTTAATTTCTTTAACTGGTGGTTTACTGTGGTTCAACCTTAAGCTCTCCAGTCCCCCTGGATTAAAAGAAGAGCCGATATATTTCCAAACTTCAGGCAATTTCCAGATTAAATGCCCCTTTAAGCAGAGAAGTGATTGTTTAGGGATTAAGATTCGAGAAACTGCCGATAACGAAGACGAACTAGTTCATCTTGCTCGGGAAGGAACGGAGTTTGTTAGCTGTTTGGAAGGGGAAGCTACCTACGCTATGGCTGGGTTTAGAAAGGGCCCGGAAAGCATAACTTTCTATCCTTCGTTGGTAATAGAAAATCAGAATAGAAGAGTGAGGTACATTTTCTCTGGTGAGGCATTGCCGAATCTTAGGTGGGTAAAAGAAGGAGAAACTTTGGGCAACCTGGGGCCGCCAATTAAAGAGGAAGAAGAAAGATACAACTTAATCATTTGGGCAGAACAAGACAACCAGAGGCTAAAAATTTTTAAATAATCGCATGAGAAGAATCTTAATTGCTGTTCTACTTACTCTTATCGTTTTGATTATTGGCTTGTTCCAAGCAAAAGGAACTGCTTTGGCGGCACTTAGCTGCGCCCCTGATGGGTCTCCGTGCTGTCCTAAGGATTATGCATATGTAACGTGGGGGTCAGAGTCTTGTCCCCAACAACCACCCCCTAATGTTTGTTGCGGTTGCCCGAGTACCTGTAGCGACCAAGCTTGTTGGACTTATAAATATGATCCCATTTGTTGTGTGTATGTAAATGATGCTACAGGAAGACTTACTACTCTGACCACTTGGGAATATAGTTACTGTGGGGCGACGGATACTTGTAAGGGAACCCCTTATTTGTACGCCGGGCAGTGCGGTAGCAACGGTTGTACTGTTGGTGGGCTTTATAAGACTTGCTGTTACAGTAATGGGACGGTTGACGGGAACTGTCAAGGAGGACAATTTACCGGAACCTGTCCTTCTGGCTCGACGGCAGTGATTTGTGGAGTTTCCAGTTGTGCGGGGATTTCCGCGCCTTGTACTACTGCCGCCTGTGGAACAGCTGCTTGTCAGGCGTGGTTTGGTGCGCCAACGGCCACTCCGCCTCCGGGGGCGACGCCGACGCCGACGAGCCCGCCACCACCTCAACCAACGCCAACTTGTCGCCATACCAAACCCCCGGATTCGGTTTATTATAGTGCGGGACATTTAGTTGGTTATGTTTATTTAAATCCGGATGCGTTTTGGGCGTCGGTAGCGGGAAATCTCAATTGTGTTGGACGAAGGGCAGGTATACCCAGTAACTCACTGCGGGCTGATCCGTGAGCACAGCCAGTTCCGCGATGGTGGCCACCACAGCGCGGGTGAATTCGGTGGCGAAAGTAGTATCCAGGTACGCCAGCACATCGCGGGTGGTGTGGTAATGGGGGTTGAAGTCATTCAGGTCTTCGATGAGTAAAAGGGCAGGGTAGCCCTCATACCAAAAGGGAGCGTGGTCGCTGTTTGGAATTGCTCCGGCAGTGATTTTCTCGGGCGTGAGGGCAATGTCATAGCGTGATATGGCGCTGGCCACCGCATCGCCCAGAGTGCTCGATTCCAGAACCAAATCCCCGCAGTGGATATCGGCGGCACGGTCACCGTCGCTGTCCCAGGCCACCATATCCAGATTGATCACGCCCAGGATGTGGTCGCCACGCCCAGCGGCCTCGGAGGCATAGTGTCTGCTGCCCCAGAGTCCCTGCTCTTCACCGGCGAAGGCGATAAAGCGGATGGTGTGGGCGAAACGGTGAGCGCTCAGCACGCGGGCCGCTTCCAGCACGGCGGCAGTGCCACTGGCATTGTCATCGGCGCCGGGGGCGGGGGCTTGCGGGTCCGCGAAAACGGCATCGGATATAGAATCGTAATGGGCACAGATGACATAATAACCCTCGGTGCCCGGGCCAGCGCCTGGCAGAGTCGCCACCACGTTGTAAATGGTGAATTCTCCCAGGGTGAAGGGGTCGAGGGTAACGTCCAGCCCTAGGACCTCGAATCGATCTTGGATGTAGTCGGCTGCTTGGGTCAAGGCCACCGTGTTATAGGAGTAACGACTGCCGTCCTCATTGCAGTAGGGCCCTTCATCTGCGTCTTGGAGATGGCAGATGTGGGCGATGATCTCCTCCTCTGATACCTGGGCCACCATGCCCGCGATGGTGCTCGAATAGCCGTTAAACCCATTCGCACTGCTGGGGAGAAAAGGCAGGAGAACGAGCGAGGCCACAAGACACAGCGTGAATACTCGTTTCAAAAGGCCTCCTAAGTGGACGGGTCGTCTTCGCCGATTACAAGGGCTTGCTTGGGCGCATTATATTTTGCCTCTTTTCTGCTGTCAACTAAGCGGTTTATACCGTTTTGCACCCCTATTTTGACACTCCTGCACCCTAAAGTATAATCGCAACTACCACAAACTATAGGGAGGTAGAAACGTTGACGTCTAACCATGTTCCCCTGAAGCCGGGCCACCCTGGACAGCGCATTCGATCCCTCATACAGTGGGTGATGAGCATCGCGATGGTGCTGTCGGCGGTGGCCCTCTTTGTTGTTCCCCGTTCAGATGCAGAGAGGCCCCTCGCGATAGTGCGAACCACCGTAACCGCCTTCACCGAGGATTTCTCAACGGTGACCTATCGCCACTGGCCAGCCACGACCGCAGAGTGGGATCTGGCCAGCGGTGTCCTGCGCGTCCCGCGCCATCCCGGTGGAGAGGCAAAAGGTCACCCCGCCGTGGCCCTCGACAGCGCTGGCAACGCCTGGGTAGTGTGGGAGGACCTGCGCGATGGAGAGCGGCATCTGTATGCCCAACGCTACAGTCCCGCTGGAGCGCGGTTGTGGGCCACTGATGTGCGAGTGAGCCCCGCCACCGGCACCGCCTCTTACGCCGATGTGGTGGACCTGGGCGCTAATGGAGCCCTCGTGGTCTGGGAAAACGCTATGTCTGATATTTACGCTCAGCGCATCAACCCTGATGGAACGTTGGCCTGGGCATCACCTCTGGATGTCTCTCCCAGCGTCAATCCCCAGTCCCGGCCAGCTGTGGCTGCCAATGCCAGCGGAGAGGCCGTGATCGTCTGGCGCGAGAAGATCAGCGGCAAGTGGACGATCTACGCTCAGCGTCTGTCGCCGGATAAGACGCGGATCTGGGCAAACGCCGTGAAAGTAAGCCGCTACGAGACGCTGTTGGACCAGGTCGATCCCGACGTGGCCATGGACGGGAGCGGCAACGCGGTGGTGGCCTGGGTGGATGAACGGACGGCAAGCAGAATCGGGGTGTATGCACAGCGGCTTTCTCCCACTGGGACATATCTTTGGACACAGGACGCCGCTGTCGCTGTGCCGGAATCCGGCAGCCCGCGCGAAGTGCAGATTTGCGCGGAATCGGGTGGCGCGGCCTACATCGCCTGGTTGCAGGGGCCGCTGTCTGCCCGTCGAGTGTACGTACAGCGGGTTTCCGCGGGAGGTGCCAATCAGTGGGGCAGTCCGCTGGCCCTCAGCGTGGATGAGAACGGCAGTGCCTCTTCGCTGGGACTGGCGCTCGGGGGCGGCAACGTGCCGGTGGCCGTCTGGGTGCAGGGTTCCCTGGCACGCGCCCAACGGTTCGGTAGTGCGGGCAACGTCTTCTGGACCGCAGGCGGGGTGCAAATCCGCCAGGCCAATGCCGCAGACGTAGCCGTAGATAGCAGTGGGATCGCCTTCGTGGCGTTGGCTGGCGACGAGACCATCGGCTCGTCGGTGTACGCCCAGCGCATTGGCACCGGCGGGGCACTGCTGTGGCCCATCACTGGGCGGGTGTGCGCGGAATGGTACCCCGCGTACCAGGAACGGCAGGACTTAGCGAAAGCGCCAGGTGGCACCGTTGTGGTCACCTGGGTGGACACGCGTCGTGGCTTCTGGGATGTTTACGCCCAGAGATTCGATTCCAACGGGGCACGGCAGTGGCCGAGCGATGTCCTGATCACTACTCTGACCGGTTCCCCGGTCAGGCCTGCGATTGCGGTGGACAGTGGTGGGAATTCGATCATTGTTTGGGGCAATCTAGGCGGGGATGGCCAGGATCGGGTCTATGCGCGCCGTCTGCTGGCCGATGGCACCTTTGACCCCCTGTGGACAGGGGATGTGGAAATCCGCCAGGTCCCGGCGGCATTGA
This window encodes:
- a CDS encoding Zn-dependent exopeptidase M28 → MKRVFTLCLVASLVLLPFLPSSANGFNGYSSTIAGMVAQVSEEEIIAHICHLQDADEGPYCNEDGSRYSYNTVALTQAADYIQDRFEVLGLDVTLDPFTLGEFTIYNVVATLPGAGPGTEGYYVICAHYDSISDAVFADPQAPAPGADDNASGTAAVLEAARVLSAHRFAHTIRFIAFAGEEQGLWGSRHYASEAAGRGDHILGVINLDMVAWDSDGDRAADIHCGDLVLESSTLGDAVASAISRYDIALTPEKITAGAIPNSDHAPFWYEGYPALLLIEDLNDFNPHYHTTRDVLAYLDTTFATEFTRAVVATIAELAVLTDQPAVSYWVYLPFVQHN